In Rosa chinensis cultivar Old Blush chromosome 1, RchiOBHm-V2, whole genome shotgun sequence, a genomic segment contains:
- the LOC121049949 gene encoding uncharacterized protein LOC121049949 has protein sequence MSASEVKHDYSFDGGCENILRSCERKQVKKYKEEEETVSGLSSIKNDAVAKVLGPDPRGGVRGYGFGALPSKVDAQSHVSNKVTMLENALAAQTQVVDKLQEMVRGLCARLDQGGNNNEHTIAQQSATEIGNRKRKENPSVTNTGSDIAQSKQKDASVRSSYNETENGSPMQQSFNGKKQLSGLVNPKIVHKTDLGKQVQLLSWFAKEEVVASASIISKDPQVEVHHVPLG, from the exons ATGTCAGCAAGTGAAGTGAAACACGACTACTCCTTTGATGGTGGGTGTGAAAACATATTGAGATCGTGTGAAAga AAACAAGTGAAAAAgtacaaggaagaagaagaaacagtttCTGGACTGTCTTCTATAAAGAATGATGCTGTTGCAAAAGTACTTGGTCCAGATCCACGAGGAGGAGTAAGAGGGTATGGGTTCGGTGCACTACCTTCAAAAGTCGATGCTCAATCACATGTAAGTAATAAAGTCACAATGTTAGAGAATGCTCTTGCTGCTCAAACACAAGTGGTAGACAAATTGCAAGAGATGGTGAGAGGCCTTTGTGCTCGGCTAGACCAAGGAGGAAATAACAAT GAACACACTATTGCACAACAATCTGCTACTGAGATTGGAAATAGAAAACGTAAAGAAAATCCAAGTGTTACAAATACTGGTAGTGATATAGCACAGAGCAAACAGAAAGATGCAAGTGTTAGAAGTTCTTATAATGAGACAGAAAATGGTAGCCCAATGCAGCAAAGTTTTAATGGAAAGAAACAACTTTCTGGATTAGTTAACCCAAAAATAGTCCACAAGACAGATTTGGGGAAACAAGTGCAGTTGTTAAGTTGGTTTGCTAAAGAAGAAGTAGTTGCAAGTGCTAGCATTATATCAAAAGATCCACAAGTTGAGGTGCATCATGTTCCTCTTGGCTAG